A stretch of Pygocentrus nattereri isolate fPygNat1 chromosome 8, fPygNat1.pri, whole genome shotgun sequence DNA encodes these proteins:
- the LOC119263834 gene encoding uncharacterized protein LOC119263834: MMDPAVIIILLLYRIDSTQAVRNSEPLVISAEPGEAVNLTCTFVDDSNKEVRMWYKQRLEHAPLEVGSKLEDKPAMISDQVDKSRFKLNRIASGISLSIERVTKEDEGMYFCGEAGKKTLDFSTATFLAVTGQSDISVLQTPVRRSVSPGESVTLQCTVLSEIRAADLRVLWFRAAAGQSFPEIIYTHQNSSSRQCEISSSTSSSLYEFSKNILDQHHTGTYYCAVAACGKIIFGNGTSVELRKSFCALLGTCVADGKCFLGLELCFHVYKKVQQGALNERTTRQEQNSENLHYAAIHIKEKKAKSGRVKREQPEDIVYSQVRSSKAAAHRSHR, encoded by the exons ATGATGGATCCAGCTGTGATTATCATCTTACTTCTCTACAGAATAG ATTCTACTCAAGCAGTGAGAAATTCAGAGCCGCTGGTCATCTCAGCTGAGCCCGGTGAAGCGGTCAATCTCACCTGCACATTTGTAGACGACTCAAATAAAGAGGTTAGGATGTGGTACAAACAAAGACTGGAGCATGCGCCACTGGAAGTGGGATCAAAGTTAGAAGACAAACCGGCTATGATTTCAGATCAAGTCGACAAATCGAGATTTAAACTCAACAGAATAGCGAGTGGCATTTCTCTCAGTATTGAACGCGTCACTAAAGaagatgaaggaatgtacttctgtggaGAGGCTGGAAAGAAAACGCTGGACTTCTCTACTGCTACATTCTTAGCGGTCACAG GGCAGTCAGACATCTCAGTGCTCCAAACTCCAGTACGgcggtcagtttctccaggagagtcggtcactctgcagtgcacggtcctctctgagatcagagcagcagatctccgagtgctctggttcagagctgctgcaggacaatcctttcctgaaatcatttacactcatcagaacagcagcagccgtcagtgtgagatcagctcttctacaagctcctctctgtatgagttctctaagaacatcctcgaccagcaccacactggaacttactactgtgcTGTGGCTGCTTGTGGGAAGATCATCTTTGGGAATGGAACATCAGTAGAACTGAGGAAGTCTTTCTGTGCACTTCTAGGCACCTGTGTAGCAGATGGAAAATGCTTTTTGGGGCTTGAACTTTGTTTTCATGTATACA AGAAAGTTCAGCAGGGGGCTCTGAATGAGCGGACCACCAGACAG GAACAGAACAGTGAGAACCTGCATTACGCTGCCATCCACATCAAAGAGAAGAAAGCTAAAAGtgggagagtgaagagagaacaGCCTGAAGACATTGTTTACTCTCAAGTGAGAAGCTCCAAAGCTGCTGCTCATCGTTCTCATCGCTAG